In Hermetia illucens chromosome 5, iHerIll2.2.curated.20191125, whole genome shotgun sequence, a single window of DNA contains:
- the LOC119657817 gene encoding mucin-2-like translates to MKVILVTLIICLARCRAFDVANCSPGDQGATSNPLYYYQCLAPGVAVQLKCPPGQYFDDTEGSCIAGVPPSTNSPSTPTSTTTPSNTTASSPTTPTETNSTVTVPTEKPTSTESTNETESSTVSTDSPTESSTESSTEPSTESSTESEISTESSTSSSSSGGAPTPATQPPTPGNGGSGSDTTSASGAPTPATQPPTPPPGA, encoded by the exons ATGAAAG TGATTTTAGTTACGCTTATTATTTGCTTGGCCCGATGCAGGGCGTTTGATGTGGCGAATTGTTCTCCAGGAGACCAGGGGGCTACTTCCAATCCGTTATACTATTATCAGTGTTTGGCCCCAGGGGTGGCAGTTCAGCTGAAATGCCCTCCAGGGCAATATTTCGACGACACTGAAGGATCATGTATTGCAGGAGTCCCTCCAAGTACCAATTCGCCTTCTACTCCAACTTCTACCACAACACCATCTAATACAACAGCTTCTTCTCCGACAACGCCGACCGAAACCAACTCTACGGTAACAGTCCCTACAGAGAAACCAACCAGCACTGAGAGCACGAATGAAACTGAATCCTCGACGGTGTCTACTGATAGTCCAACTGAGTCTTCAACTGAATCTTCAACTGAACCTTCGACTGAAAGTTCAACTGAATCTGAAATATCAACTGAATCTTCAACCAGTTCTTCATCAAGTGGTGGTGCACCGACTCCTGCTACTCAACCTCCTACTCCTGGAAATGGAGGCTCCGGATCTGATACGACATCTGCATCTGGTGCTCCTACTCCTGCAACACAACCACCAACACCTCCGCCTGGTGCATAA